In the genome of Myxococcales bacterium, one region contains:
- a CDS encoding response regulator, with the protein MMPKRILVVDPTSDTRKSIEEIFDLHGDQVIFAKDEPEALSIVQNIQFDLILIEVLLPRGNGYSLCNQIRQLERTTGAHTPILIMGGVLRNFNLAHEARIKHGADDVLVKPFDGKDLLRKLSIFLDGFDPEIVGDLDPDAEAGSEDAPFIRLYVDPLRTAGSLSRVPFARVLGGFWQIGETGILHVQSGKVRKDLYWQNGNLVFVNGGNRRECLGWILEREKLLTHDELKKYWQAMNQTGKKLGEVLLEEQRIGPHDLFQMMQKEFEEKVFHLFRWQEGNYWFDPLPTVVTPEIVPLSIDVRSLLRRGVEDIHSIATLQREFEYWLTAVVQIAAEGPKRLSKLAPTHGERKLWELIDGQLTLAEILAKTELENTAAMRFIYLLLCVDAISMNLERRTALCPQSLLLPLGDGQYRKEIETRFTRTYSYSPAELLGTSPADPISDPSPIYREACHRLLSRRLFFQSDLLTQVKAETIFDRLTDAYRIFVGVGDERPAAGQDGREISPAGKAKILEAEMLFQEGMAALATENYLQAIDRFQAAVDLDENTADYHAYLGYAHYKQRSGHDQTEPTQALRYLNKALELDFHLPDAFLFFGQIYSDLGQDKRAETYYEGVLANDPNNLEALKQLRMIYANRKAQVLQDEEVEAGEAAPDDELKEYQKRIKTFFLQIQGLNYYQVLGVKPDIGAKELQKVYFELAARFRSAQHYQKANPVAREQADEIFTRLTVAYTILSSDDSRQCYDEEMKRHQNVNPRQPVSPGMRQQAAEHFQRGMRYLNNRDFKNAVEQFGEAQQAVPSQVSYLAWLGYALYLQASQLSDEEKIMGAIAREYLRLALLQDPGNADAAFLHGQIYLMEGRRNLAEEQYNNALLSDPDRLEALKAYRQIHYQGKGYAPIKLSQNIALEQDHRYLELLETLDLLYATDFFAILEISPDASPVDVKTAYDRYLAGLLANFDQHHSLPEIRYLLGLIRTRLDRAYRILADNQTRAAYLAALEDREEGATAPAASAFTAAAVAAPPADAPSPAGDEPTSEPFWKGLKGKFRKK; encoded by the coding sequence ATGATGCCGAAACGTATCCTGGTGGTCGACCCGACCTCCGACACCCGCAAGTCGATCGAGGAAATTTTTGACCTACACGGCGACCAAGTCATTTTCGCCAAGGACGAACCGGAAGCGTTGTCCATCGTTCAGAACATCCAGTTCGACCTGATCCTGATCGAAGTGCTGCTGCCGCGCGGCAATGGCTACAGCCTGTGCAATCAAATCCGGCAATTGGAGAGAACCACCGGGGCCCATACGCCGATTTTGATCATGGGCGGCGTCCTCCGGAATTTCAATCTGGCCCACGAGGCGCGCATCAAACACGGCGCCGACGACGTTTTGGTCAAGCCCTTCGACGGCAAGGATCTCCTGCGCAAACTCAGCATTTTCCTGGACGGCTTCGATCCGGAAATCGTCGGCGATCTGGACCCCGATGCCGAGGCGGGGTCGGAAGATGCGCCGTTTATCCGGCTGTACGTCGATCCGTTGCGTACCGCGGGCAGCTTGAGCCGCGTGCCGTTCGCCCGCGTGCTCGGCGGTTTCTGGCAAATCGGCGAAACCGGCATTTTGCATGTCCAATCGGGCAAGGTGCGCAAGGATCTCTACTGGCAGAACGGCAATCTGGTTTTCGTCAACGGCGGCAATCGGCGGGAGTGTCTGGGCTGGATTCTGGAACGGGAAAAGCTGCTGACGCACGACGAATTGAAAAAATACTGGCAGGCGATGAACCAGACCGGGAAAAAGCTCGGCGAGGTGCTGCTCGAAGAACAACGGATCGGCCCGCACGATCTGTTTCAGATGATGCAGAAAGAGTTCGAGGAAAAGGTGTTTCATCTCTTCCGGTGGCAGGAAGGCAATTATTGGTTCGACCCGCTGCCCACCGTGGTCACCCCGGAAATCGTTCCGTTGTCGATTGACGTCCGTTCGCTTTTGCGCCGCGGCGTCGAGGACATTCATTCGATCGCGACTCTGCAGCGCGAGTTTGAATATTGGCTGACCGCGGTCGTGCAAATCGCCGCCGAAGGCCCGAAACGTTTGTCGAAATTGGCCCCGACGCACGGCGAACGGAAGCTATGGGAACTCATCGACGGTCAACTGACCCTGGCGGAAATCCTGGCGAAGACCGAACTGGAAAATACGGCGGCGATGCGGTTTATCTACCTGCTCCTCTGCGTCGACGCGATCTCCATGAATCTGGAACGGCGGACGGCGCTTTGTCCGCAAAGCCTTCTTCTGCCGTTGGGCGACGGGCAATACCGGAAGGAAATCGAAACGCGGTTCACCCGCACCTATTCGTATTCGCCCGCCGAATTGCTCGGCACTTCCCCGGCCGACCCGATCAGCGACCCGTCCCCGATTTATCGCGAGGCGTGCCATCGGCTTTTGTCGCGGCGACTGTTTTTCCAAAGCGATCTCTTGACCCAGGTCAAAGCGGAAACGATTTTTGACCGCCTGACGGACGCGTACCGGATTTTCGTGGGGGTCGGCGACGAACGACCCGCGGCCGGCCAGGACGGCCGGGAAATCAGCCCGGCCGGCAAAGCGAAAATTCTGGAAGCCGAAATGCTGTTCCAGGAAGGCATGGCCGCGCTGGCCACCGAAAACTACCTGCAGGCGATTGATCGTTTCCAAGCCGCCGTGGATCTGGACGAAAACACCGCCGACTACCATGCCTACCTGGGTTATGCCCATTACAAGCAACGGTCCGGGCACGATCAAACCGAACCGACGCAAGCGCTGCGGTACCTGAACAAAGCCCTGGAACTCGATTTTCATCTGCCCGACGCGTTTTTGTTCTTCGGTCAAATTTATTCCGATCTCGGTCAGGACAAGCGGGCCGAGACCTACTACGAAGGCGTGTTGGCCAACGATCCGAACAATCTGGAGGCGTTGAAACAACTCCGGATGATCTATGCCAACCGCAAAGCGCAAGTGCTGCAGGACGAAGAAGTGGAAGCGGGCGAGGCCGCGCCCGACGACGAACTGAAAGAGTACCAGAAACGCATCAAGACCTTCTTCCTGCAGATTCAGGGGCTCAACTATTATCAGGTATTGGGAGTGAAACCGGACATCGGCGCTAAGGAACTGCAAAAAGTGTATTTCGAGCTGGCCGCGCGTTTTCGCTCGGCACAGCATTATCAAAAGGCGAACCCGGTCGCCCGGGAGCAGGCGGACGAGATTTTCACCCGCCTGACGGTCGCCTACACGATTCTCTCCAGCGACGACAGCCGGCAATGTTACGACGAGGAGATGAAGCGCCATCAGAACGTCAATCCGCGGCAACCGGTCTCGCCCGGAATGCGCCAACAAGCCGCCGAGCATTTCCAACGCGGCATGCGCTATCTGAACAACCGTGATTTTAAAAATGCGGTGGAGCAATTCGGCGAAGCGCAACAAGCGGTGCCGTCCCAGGTCTCGTACCTGGCCTGGTTGGGTTATGCGTTGTATTTGCAGGCATCGCAATTAAGCGACGAGGAAAAAATCATGGGCGCCATTGCCCGCGAGTATTTGCGGTTGGCGCTGCTCCAGGATCCCGGCAACGCCGATGCCGCGTTTTTGCACGGCCAAATCTACCTGATGGAAGGCCGCCGGAATCTGGCCGAAGAGCAATACAACAATGCCCTGCTTTCGGATCCGGACCGGCTGGAAGCGCTCAAGGCTTATCGGCAGATTCATTACCAGGGCAAAGGCTATGCGCCCATCAAACTGAGCCAGAACATCGCCCTGGAACAGGATCATCGCTATCTGGAATTGCTGGAAACCCTGGATCTGCTCTATGCGACGGATTTCTTCGCGATTCTGGAAATCTCGCCGGACGCTTCGCCGGTCGACGTCAAAACGGCCTACGACCGCTATCTGGCCGGGTTGCTCGCCAATTTCGACCAGCACCATTCCCTGCCGGAAATTCGCTATCTGCTGGGCTTGATCCGCACCCGTCTGGATCGGGCGTATCGCATTCTGGCCGACAACCAAACGCGCGCGGCCTATCTGGCCGCCCTGGAGGATCGGGAAGAGGGCGCAACCGCGCCGGCGGCGAGCGCTTTTACGGCAGCGGCCGTCGCGGCGCCTCCTGCGGACGCGCCATCGCCCGCCGGTGACGAGCCCACGTCAGAACCTTTCTGGAAAGGCTTGAAAGGCAAGTTCCGGAAAAAATAA